The sequence below is a genomic window from Luteimonas sp. MC1825.
CAGCCCAGGCGCATGATCTGGTCATAGCGGTAGCGCGGGAACGTGGCGCGGAACCACACGAAGCAGCTCGCGAAGAAGAACGCCTTGGCGATCAGCCACCACCAGCCGTCGACCGCCAGCCACTCGAGCACCGGCACGCCGGCGAACCAGCCCTGGAACGGCGACAGCCAGCCGCCCAGGAAGAAGATCGCGGTGAGCACGCTCACCAGGATCATGTTGGCGTACTCGGCCAGGAAGAACAGCGCGAACACCGAGCCGGAGTACTCCACCATGTGCCCGGCGACGATCTCGGACTCACCCTCGACCACGTCGAACGGCGAGCGGTTGGTCTCGGCCACGCCGGAGATGAAGTAGATGACGAACAGCGGCAGCAGCGGCAGCCAGAACCACTCGAGGAAGCCGGCGTTTCCGGACTGCGCCATCACGATGGCGCTCAGGTTGAGGCTGCCCGAAGCGACCATCACGCCGACCAGCGCGAAGCCCATCGCGATCTCGTAGCTCACCATCTGCGCCGCGGCGCGCATGGCACCGAGGAACGCGTACTTCGAGTTCGACGCCCAGCCGGCAATGATGATGCCGTACACGCCGAGCGAGACCACCGCCAGCAGGTACAGCAGGCCCGCGTTGGCATTGGACAGCACCATCTGCGCGTCGAACGGCACCACCGCCCAGGCGGCGAGCGCCGGGACCATGGTGATCATCGGCGCCAGCACGTACAGCACCGGGTGCGCGCGCGTCGGCTGGATGACTTCCTTGAACAGGAGCTTGAAGACGTCGGCGAAGGCCTGCAGCACGCCCCAGCCGACATACATCGGGCCGTGGCGGATGTGCATCCAGCCGATCAGCTTGCGCTCCCAGACCACGTAGAACGCCACGGCGATGATCACCGGCATGGCGATACAGAGGATCAGCAGCACCAGCCAGATGACGGTACCGATGGGGCCGAGCGCATCGAGCCATTCGCGGAACGGCGAAACGGCGTCGAGCACCAGGCTTGCGGTATTGGTCGTGCTCATGCGGCCACCACCCTGGCGCGGCCGCCGGCAAGCGCCGCCGTGGCGCCGTACCCGGATTCGACCCACGCCGCGCCCCGCGCGACGCGGTCGCTGGCGACTACCTGCAGGGTGGCGGTGCCGGCGTGGTTGGACACCTTGGCCATGGCGCCATCGGCCACGCCCGCCGCCGACGCATCGTCGGGGTGGAGCGTGATGCGCGGACCGGCGGTGAGCGGATGTGCCTGCAGCGCGGCCGCGCGACGCGTGACGCCGTCGGTGCGGTAGATCGCCTGCGACACGGCGAGCTCAAGGCCTTCGCCGCCGCCCTCGCCCACCGTGGTCGCGGAGGCCGACACCGCGACGCTGCGCGGCGCCATGCCGGCGCGCACTTCGGCCAGATCGACGAAATCGAAGCCCGGCAGCGCCAGCAGCCCGCCGAGTGCACGCAGGGCCTTCCAGCCTGGTCGCGCCTGATCCGGCAACTTGCCGGCGGCGACGGCGCGCTGCTCGCGGCCATCGAGGTTGGTCAGGGTGGCGTCGATCTCGGGCAGCAGGCCGATCGGCAGGATCACATCGGCCACGCGGCGCGTCGATGCGCAGGCGAAGTGGCTGAAGGCCACGACCTGCGCGCCGCCAAGCGCGGCCATCGCACTCGCCTGGTCGGCGAAGTCGAGTCCAGGCTCGACGCCGTACGTCACGTAGCCGCTGCGCGGCTGCGCCAGCATCGTGCCCGCGTCACGCGAAGCCGGCAGGACGCCGTTGCGCGCCAGGCCGAGCGCGTTCGCGCCCTGCGGGATGCGGCACAGCGCGCCGTTGCCGGAGGCGGCAAGCGCGGCGGCCGCGGCGCGGATGTCCGCGGCATGCGCGCCGTTCTCGGCCACGCCACCGACGATCACCACCACGCGCGCGCTGTCCTTCAGTGCGGCGGCAAGCTCCACGGAGCCGAGCGCGGCGGCGATGCGGGACGGCGCGACGATCGTCTTCGACGTGATGTCGAAGGCGAACTCGAAGTCCACCGGATTGACCACGTGCACGCGCGCGCCACGGACCCAGGCCTTGCGCACGCGCTGGTGCAGCAACGGCAGTTCGTAACGCAGGTGGCTGCCGACGATGACGATCGCGTCCGCCTGTTCGATGTCTTCCACCGGCATGGCGAACGGCTCGGCCACCGCGGCGTCGGAGAGGTCACGCTGGGAAATGCGGTGGTCGAGGTTGCCGGTGCCAAGGGCCTCGGCCAGGCGCGCCAGCAGCGCGCCCTCCTCGTTGGAGGTCGCCGGATGCACCAGGATGCCGAGGTCGTCGGCGGCATTGTCGCGCAGGATCTGCGCGGCACGCGCCAGCGCCTCGTCCCATGACGCCTCGCGCCAGTCGCCGTCATCGCCATTGCTGGCGACGCGCAGCAGCGGTCGGCTGGCGCGGTCGTCGGCGTACAGGCCCTGGTGCGAATAGCGGTCACGGTCCGAGATCCAGCACTCGTTGACGGCCTCGTTGTCGCGCGGAACCGCGCGCATCACCTCGCCGCGGCGCGAATGCAGGAACAGGTTGCTGCCGAGCGCGTCGTGGTAGCCCAGCGACTCGCGTGCGATCAGCTCCCAAGGGCGCGCGCGGAAGCGGAACACCTTGTTGGTGAGCGCGCCGACCGGGCACACGTCGATCACGTTGCCGGACAGTTCGGTGGTCAGCGGCTTGCCGTCGTAGGTGCCGATCTGCAGGCTTTCGCCGCGCTGCATGCCGCCGAGTTCATAGGTACCGGCGATTTCGGCGGTGAAGCGGATGCAGCGCGTGCACTGGATGCAGCGCGTCATGTCGGTGGCGACCAGCGGACCCATGTCCTCGTCGGCCACCACGCGCTTGCGCTCGCTGAAACGGCTGACCGAACGGCCGTAGCCGAGCGACAGGTCCTGCAGCTCGCATTCGCCACCCTGGTCGCAGACCGGGCAGTCGAGCGGGTGGTTGATCAGCAGGAACTCCATCACGTTGCGCTGCGACTTGAGCGCCTTCTCGCTGCGCGTCTGCACGCGCATGCCGTCCATCACCGGGGTGGCGCAGGCGGGCGCAGGCTTGCCCATCTTCTCCACGTCGACCAGGCACATGCGGCAGTTGGCGGCGATGGCGAGCTTGTCGTGGTAGCAGAAGCGCGGGATCGGGATGCCGGCCTTGTCGGCGGCCTGGATGATCATCGAGCCCTTGGGCGCGGCCATCTCCACGCCGTCGATGAAGACGGTGACGTGGTCGGGCGCGAGGTTGGGATTCACGGGCTGGGCGCTCATGCGGCCACCTTCGCAACGACCGTGCCGTCGCGCTGGTCGTCGACCAGGAAGCGGCCGTTGACGATCGCGTACTCGAATTCGTCCCAGTAATGGCGCAGGAAGCCCTGCACGGGCCATGCCGCCGCTTCGCCGAACGCGCAGATGGTGTGGCCCTCGATCTGGCCGGCCGCGGCGCGCAGCATCTCGAGGTCGGACAGCGTGCCCTGGCGCTCGACGATGCGCGTGATCATGCGGTACATCCAGCCCGTGCCTTCGCGGCAGGGCGTGCACTGGCCGCAGGATTCCTGGAAATAGAAGCGTGCGATGCGCTGGCAGGCGCGGACCATGCAGGCGGTGTCATCCATCACGATCACCGCGCCCGAGCCGAGGCCGGAGCCGGCCTTCTGCAGCGCGTCGTAATCCATGGTGAGGCCCATCATGGTGTCGCCGGGCAGCACCGGCATCGACGAGCCACCGGGGATCACCGCCTTGATGCGGCGCCCCGGGTGCATGCCGCCGGCCATCTCCAGCAGTTCGCTGAAGGGCGTGCCCAGGCGGATCTCGTAGTTGCCCGGGCGCGTGACCTGGCCGGAGACCGAGAAGATCTTGCAGCCGCCGTTGTTGGGCTTGCCGAGGTTGGCGAACCACTCCGGGCCGTTGCGCACGATGGCCGGCACCGAGGCGAAGGTCTCGGTGTTGTTGATGGTGGTCGGCTTGCCGTACAGGCCGAAGTTGGCCGGGAACGGCGGCTTGAACCGCGGCTGGCCCTTCTTGCCTTCCAGCGACTCCATCAGCGCGGTTTCTTCGCCGCAGATGTAGGCGCCGGCGCCGAGCACGTTGTGGATCTCGATGTCGGTGCCCGAGCCGAGGATGTCGCGGCCCAGCCAGCCATTGGCATAGGCCTCGGCAGTGGCTTCCTCGAGGTGCTCGAAGGGTTCGTGGTGGAACTCGCCGCGCAGGTAGTTGTAGCCGACCGTGGAGCCGGTGGCGTAGCAGGCGATCGCCATGCCCTCGATCACCGAATGCGGGTTGTAGCGCAGGATATCGCGGTCCTTGCAGGTGCCCGGCTCCGACTCGTCGGAGTTGCAGAGGATGTACTTCTGCATGCCGCTGCCCTTGGGCATGAAGCTCCACTTCAGCCCGGTCGGGAATCCCGCGCCGCCGCGGCCGCGCAGGCCCGACTGCTTGACCATCTCGATGACGGCCGTCGGGTCCATCTTCTCTTCCAGGATCCGACGCAGCGCGCTGTAGCCGCCGGTCTTGAGATAGTTCTCGTACGACCACGGCTTGTCGAAATGCAGCGTGGTGTAGACGGCCTGGTGCTCCTTCGGCGCGGGGCCGACGGGGCCGTAGCCTTCGGAGACGTGGTGTTGATGCTGCGCCATGCCGGTGTCCAGCCTCACTTCAATCCGTCGAGCAGCTCGTCGACTTTCGCCGCGTCGAGCTTCTCGTGGTAATGGCCGTTGATCACGACCACCGGGGCGCCGCAGCATGCCGCGACGCACTCTTCCTCGCGCTTGAGGTAGACGCGGCCGTCGGCGGTGGATTCGCCGAGCTTGCAGCCGAGATTCCTCTCGGCATGCGCGACCAGGTCTTCGGCGCCGTTGAGCCAGCAGCTGATGTTGGTGCAGATGGCGACGTTGTTGCGGCCGACCGGCTTCGTCTCGAACATCGAGTAGAAGGTCGCGACCTCGTACGCCCACACCGGCGGCAGGTCGAGATACTTCGCCACCGCCGCGATCAGTTCGTCGGTGAGGAAACCATTGTTCTGCTGCTGCACCGCGAACAGCCCCTGCAGCACCGCCGAACGCTTGCGATCGGCGGGAAACTTGGTCAACCAGTGGTCGATGTGCGCGCGCGTGTCGTCACTCAACGCGACCATCGGGTCCACGTTGCGCGCGTTCTCGAAGTTGCCGGTGGCTCTCATCGGTCTACTTCCCCGAAAACGATGTCATAGGTGCCGATCATCGCCACGACGTCGGACAGCATGTGGCCCTTCACCACCGCGTCCATCGACGACAGGTGCGCGAAGCCGGGCGCCCGCAGGTGCACGCGGAAGGGCTTGTTGGCGCCGTCGCTGACCAGGTAGCAGCCGAACTCGCCCTTGGGCGCCTCGACCGCGCAGTAGGTCTCGCCGGCCGGCACGCAATAGCCCTCGGAGAACAGCTTGAAGTGGTGGATCAGGGCTTCCATGTCGTCCTTCATCTCCTCGCGGGAGGGAGGCGCGACCTTGAAGTTGTCGACCATCACCGGGCCAGGATTGGCCTTCAGCCACGCCACGCACTGGGCGATGATGCGATTGGACTGGCGCATCTCGGCGACGCGCACCAGATAACGGTCGTAGCAATCGCCGTTGGTGCCGACCGCGATGTCGAAGTCGACCTGGTCGTAGCGCGCGTAGGGCTGCTTCTTGCGCAGGTCCCACTCGACGCCCGAACCGCGCAACATCGCGCCGGTCATGCCCCAGGCCATGGCCTTCTCGGGGCTGACCACGCCGATGCCGACGGTGCGCTGCTTCCAGATGCGGTTGTCGGTGAGGAGCGTCTCGTACTCGTCGACGCGGCCCGGGAAGTCGCGGGTGAACGCCTCGAGGAAATCGAGCATCGTGCCTTCGCGCGACTCGTTGAAGCGCTTCAGCTTGGCGCCCTTTCGCCACGGCGACTCGCGGTACTTCGACATGTGGTCGGGCAGGTCGCGGTACACGCCACCGGGGCGGTAGTACGCCGCATGCATGCGCGCGCCGCTGACCGCCTCATAGACGTCCATCAGCTCTTCGCGCTCGCGGAACGAATACAGCATGACCGCCATCGCGCCGAGGTCGAGGCCGTTGGAGCCGATCCACATCAGGTGGTTCAGGATCCGCGTGATCTCGTCGAACATCGTGCGGATCCACTGCGCGCGCTCGGGTGCCTCGATGCCCATCAGGGACTCGATGGCGCGCACATAGGCGTGCTCGTTGCACATCATCGACACGTAGTCGAGGCGATCCATGTAGCCGATCGAATGGTTGAACGGCTTGGACTCGGCCAGCTTCTCGGTGCCCCGGTGCAGCAGCCCGACGTGCGGGTCGGCGCGGACCACGGTCTCGCCGTCCATCTCCAGGATCAGGCGCAACACGCCGTGCGCGGCCGGATGCTGCGGGCCGAAGTTCATCGTGTAGTTGCGGATTTCCTGGCGCGCCTCGCCGGGATTGCTGGCGAAGCCACTGCCGGCGGCGTGCGGATGCGCGCTCATTTCGCCTCTCCTGCGCCGGTGCGGGCAGCGCCGACCTTCAGGTCGCGGTCCTCGCCGGCGGCGGTTGCATAACGTGCGTCGTCGCGGATCACGCGCGGCACGCCGACGCGGGGCTCGACCGAAGTCACCGGCTCGTACACCACGCGCTGCTTCTCGGCGTCGTAACGGACCTCGACGTTGCCGATCAGCGGGAAGTCCTTGCGGAACGGATGGCCGATGAAGCCGTAGTCGGTGAGGATGCGGCGCAGGTCGGGGTGTCCGGCAAACATGATGCCGAACAGGTCGAACGCCTCGCGCTCGAACCAGTTGACGCCCGGCCACAGGTCATTGACCGAGGCCACGACCGGCAGCGCGTCATCGGCCGCGAAGCACTTCACCTGCACGCGGCGGTTGTTGGCGATCGACAGCAGCTGCACGACCACCGCGAAGCGCTGCACGGGAACGGTGATCGCGCCTTCGCCATCGGGCTGCGCGAGCTGCTGGGTGTGCTGCTCGCCGAAGGCGAAGCGCCCTGCCCCCTTGCCCTCCACGCCGCGGCTGAAGCCTTCAGAGGAGACGTCGGTGTCCCACTCGTCGCTGCCGTAGCCGAGGTAGTCGATGCCGCACAGGTCAATCAGCATCTCGAAGCCGAACTCGTCGCGCAGCGCCTGGCAGCTCGCGTGCCAGTCAGCCGGCGCGACGACCATGGCGACTTCACCACGCGGGAGCGCGACATGCACGGCAGCGGCGGCGAAGCGCGTGCGCAGGCGCGCGGCGAACGCGGTCGCGGACTCAGCCATTGCGCTGGCCCACCTTGTTCTCGCCGAAATTGGTGGAGCGGCGGATTTTCTTCTGCAACTGCAGGATGCCGTGCACCAGGGCCTCGGCCGTCGGCGGGCAGCCCGGGACATAGATGTCCACCGGCACCACGCGGTCGCAGCCGCGGACCACGGAATACGAATAGTGGTAGTAGCCGCCGCCATTGGCACAGCTGCCCATCGAGATCACCCACTTGGGGTCGGGCATCTGGTCGTAGACCTTGCGCAGCGCCGGGGCCATCTTGTTGACCAGGGTGCCGGCCACGATCATCACGTCGGACTGGCGCGGCGACGGGCGGAAGATCACGCCGTAACGGTCCATGTCGAGGCGCGCGGCGCCGGCATGCATCATCTCGACCGCGCAGCAGGCGAGGCCGAACGTGACCGGCCACATCGAGCCGGTGCGCGCCCAGTTGAGGAGGATGTCCGAGCTGGTGGTGACGAAGCCCTGCTCCAGCAGCGGGTTGTCGCCCGCGGGACGCAGGATGTCGTCGACGCGGCCTTCAGGCAGCGGGTTGCTCGCGGAGTCCGCAATCGCGCGGATCGCCCGGGTCACTCCCATTCCAGCGCTCCCTTCTTCCAGACATAGATGAAACCGAGCAGCAGCATGCCCACGAAGATGCCCATCTCGATGAGGCCGAGCACGCCGAGCTCACGGAACACGGTGGCCCACGGCACGATGAAGATGATTTCCAGGTCGAAGACGATGAACTGGATGGCGATCAGGTAATAGCGCACGTCGAACGGCATGCGCGCGTCCTCGAAGGGCGCGTAGCCGCATTCGTAGGCGGAGAGCTTCTCGACGGTGGGGTGCTTGGGCCCCAGCAGGTTGCCGACCAGGATCAGGGCGATGCCGATCCCCGTGGCGACGATCAGGAACAATAGGGTCGGCAGATATTCGGCCAGCACGTGTGTTCTCTCGGCTACGGGCCGCGAGGGCGGCCGTTGCTCTTCTACCGCGCAGCGCGACCGGACCGGCCGCGTTTCGCGATGTGTGTGGTGCCCAAGGGGGGACTCGAACCCCCACGACCTAAGCCGCTACCACCTCAAGGTAGTGCGTCTACCAATTCCGCCACCTGGGCAAATCTTCTGTGTCCGCCTCGCCCGCGCAGCAGCGCTGCGGGACCGCGACATTGTAATCGCTATCAGCCGCCCTGCGGACCCTCCTGCGCCGGAACGGGCTGCGCGGGCGCATCAGCCGGAGGCTGCGCGTCGGGTGCCGTGGGCACCGGGGATTGCTCGGGAACGGTCGACGGCGCGGCCGGGACCGTGCCTTGCGGGGCCGCGACAGGCGCGGGTGCCGTCGGAACCTCGGACATCACGCCCAGGTCGACCTGCGTGGCGCCCTGCTGGCGCGCGGAGTTGGTGGCCTGCCACGCCATGAACAGCGTGATGGCGAAGAACGAGATGGCCAGCCACTTGGTGGACTTGGACAGGAAATTGGATGCGCCGCGCGAGCCGAACACCGTCGCCGAGGCGCCACCGCCGAAGCCGGAGCCCGCCGAGGCACCGGCGCCGCGCTGCATCAGGATCAGGGCGACCATCGCGATGGCGATGAGCACGAAGACCACGTTGAGGATGAGGGGAAGCATGTTCTCGACTCTCTTGTGCGCCGCTTACGCGGCCGCCGCTGCAACAATGGCCAGGAAGTCCGTGGCCACCAGCGATGCACCGCCGATCAGGCCTCCATCGACGTCTGGCTGCGAAAACAGCTCGACGGCGTTGGCGGGCTTCACGCTGCCGCCGTAAAGCAGGGGCAGGGAATTCGCAATTCTAGCATCCCGCGAAGCGACCTCGCTACGGATGAATGCATGGATCGCCTGCGCCTGTGCCGGCGTGGCGGTCAGGCCGGTGCCGATCGCCCAGACCGGCTCGTAGGCGACCACCGCATCGGCGAACCCTTCGGCGCCGACCAGGTCCAGCACCGGGCGCAGCTGCGCCGCAATCGCCTCTTCCTCCGCCCCGGAC
It includes:
- a CDS encoding NADH-quinone oxidoreductase subunit C, translating into MAESATAFAARLRTRFAAAAVHVALPRGEVAMVVAPADWHASCQALRDEFGFEMLIDLCGIDYLGYGSDEWDTDVSSEGFSRGVEGKGAGRFAFGEQHTQQLAQPDGEGAITVPVQRFAVVVQLLSIANNRRVQVKCFAADDALPVVASVNDLWPGVNWFEREAFDLFGIMFAGHPDLRRILTDYGFIGHPFRKDFPLIGNVEVRYDAEKQRVVYEPVTSVEPRVGVPRVIRDDARYATAAGEDRDLKVGAARTGAGEAK
- the nuoH gene encoding NADH-quinone oxidoreductase subunit NuoH; the encoded protein is MSTTNTASLVLDAVSPFREWLDALGPIGTVIWLVLLILCIAMPVIIAVAFYVVWERKLIGWMHIRHGPMYVGWGVLQAFADVFKLLFKEVIQPTRAHPVLYVLAPMITMVPALAAWAVVPFDAQMVLSNANAGLLYLLAVVSLGVYGIIIAGWASNSKYAFLGAMRAAAQMVSYEIAMGFALVGVMVASGSLNLSAIVMAQSGNAGFLEWFWLPLLPLFVIYFISGVAETNRSPFDVVEGESEIVAGHMVEYSGSVFALFFLAEYANMILVSVLTAIFFLGGWLSPFQGWFAGVPVLEWLAVDGWWWLIAKAFFFASCFVWFRATFPRYRYDQIMRLGWKVFIPLAIAWIAVTALMAYFGVFEAGA
- the secG gene encoding preprotein translocase subunit SecG, which gives rise to MLPLILNVVFVLIAIAMVALILMQRGAGASAGSGFGGGASATVFGSRGASNFLSKSTKWLAISFFAITLFMAWQATNSARQQGATQVDLGVMSEVPTAPAPVAAPQGTVPAAPSTVPEQSPVPTAPDAQPPADAPAQPVPAQEGPQGG
- the nuoF gene encoding NADH-quinone oxidoreductase subunit NuoF, with protein sequence MAQHQHHVSEGYGPVGPAPKEHQAVYTTLHFDKPWSYENYLKTGGYSALRRILEEKMDPTAVIEMVKQSGLRGRGGAGFPTGLKWSFMPKGSGMQKYILCNSDESEPGTCKDRDILRYNPHSVIEGMAIACYATGSTVGYNYLRGEFHHEPFEHLEEATAEAYANGWLGRDILGSGTDIEIHNVLGAGAYICGEETALMESLEGKKGQPRFKPPFPANFGLYGKPTTINNTETFASVPAIVRNGPEWFANLGKPNNGGCKIFSVSGQVTRPGNYEIRLGTPFSELLEMAGGMHPGRRIKAVIPGGSSMPVLPGDTMMGLTMDYDALQKAGSGLGSGAVIVMDDTACMVRACQRIARFYFQESCGQCTPCREGTGWMYRMITRIVERQGTLSDLEMLRAAAGQIEGHTICAFGEAAAWPVQGFLRHYWDEFEYAIVNGRFLVDDQRDGTVVAKVAA
- a CDS encoding NADH-quinone oxidoreductase subunit A; this encodes MLAEYLPTLLFLIVATGIGIALILVGNLLGPKHPTVEKLSAYECGYAPFEDARMPFDVRYYLIAIQFIVFDLEIIFIVPWATVFRELGVLGLIEMGIFVGMLLLGFIYVWKKGALEWE
- a CDS encoding NADH-quinone oxidoreductase subunit B: MGVTRAIRAIADSASNPLPEGRVDDILRPAGDNPLLEQGFVTTSSDILLNWARTGSMWPVTFGLACCAVEMMHAGAARLDMDRYGVIFRPSPRQSDVMIVAGTLVNKMAPALRKVYDQMPDPKWVISMGSCANGGGYYHYSYSVVRGCDRVVPVDIYVPGCPPTAEALVHGILQLQKKIRRSTNFGENKVGQRNG
- a CDS encoding NADH-quinone oxidoreductase subunit D encodes the protein MSAHPHAAGSGFASNPGEARQEIRNYTMNFGPQHPAAHGVLRLILEMDGETVVRADPHVGLLHRGTEKLAESKPFNHSIGYMDRLDYVSMMCNEHAYVRAIESLMGIEAPERAQWIRTMFDEITRILNHLMWIGSNGLDLGAMAVMLYSFREREELMDVYEAVSGARMHAAYYRPGGVYRDLPDHMSKYRESPWRKGAKLKRFNESREGTMLDFLEAFTRDFPGRVDEYETLLTDNRIWKQRTVGIGVVSPEKAMAWGMTGAMLRGSGVEWDLRKKQPYARYDQVDFDIAVGTNGDCYDRYLVRVAEMRQSNRIIAQCVAWLKANPGPVMVDNFKVAPPSREEMKDDMEALIHHFKLFSEGYCVPAGETYCAVEAPKGEFGCYLVSDGANKPFRVHLRAPGFAHLSSMDAVVKGHMLSDVVAMIGTYDIVFGEVDR
- the nuoG gene encoding NADH-quinone oxidoreductase subunit NuoG, with the translated sequence MSAQPVNPNLAPDHVTVFIDGVEMAAPKGSMIIQAADKAGIPIPRFCYHDKLAIAANCRMCLVDVEKMGKPAPACATPVMDGMRVQTRSEKALKSQRNVMEFLLINHPLDCPVCDQGGECELQDLSLGYGRSVSRFSERKRVVADEDMGPLVATDMTRCIQCTRCIRFTAEIAGTYELGGMQRGESLQIGTYDGKPLTTELSGNVIDVCPVGALTNKVFRFRARPWELIARESLGYHDALGSNLFLHSRRGEVMRAVPRDNEAVNECWISDRDRYSHQGLYADDRASRPLLRVASNGDDGDWREASWDEALARAAQILRDNAADDLGILVHPATSNEEGALLARLAEALGTGNLDHRISQRDLSDAAVAEPFAMPVEDIEQADAIVIVGSHLRYELPLLHQRVRKAWVRGARVHVVNPVDFEFAFDITSKTIVAPSRIAAALGSVELAAALKDSARVVVIVGGVAENGAHAADIRAAAAALAASGNGALCRIPQGANALGLARNGVLPASRDAGTMLAQPRSGYVTYGVEPGLDFADQASAMAALGGAQVVAFSHFACASTRRVADVILPIGLLPEIDATLTNLDGREQRAVAAGKLPDQARPGWKALRALGGLLALPGFDFVDLAEVRAGMAPRSVAVSASATTVGEGGGEGLELAVSQAIYRTDGVTRRAAALQAHPLTAGPRITLHPDDASAAGVADGAMAKVSNHAGTATLQVVASDRVARGAAWVESGYGATAALAGGRARVVAA
- the nuoE gene encoding NADH-quinone oxidoreductase subunit NuoE yields the protein MRATGNFENARNVDPMVALSDDTRAHIDHWLTKFPADRKRSAVLQGLFAVQQQNNGFLTDELIAAVAKYLDLPPVWAYEVATFYSMFETKPVGRNNVAICTNISCWLNGAEDLVAHAERNLGCKLGESTADGRVYLKREEECVAACCGAPVVVINGHYHEKLDAAKVDELLDGLK